The genomic segment ACGATCATCATGTCTGGGGATACCGCGAGTGTGATCCGCTTGGAGGACATGACCCTTACAGCGCAAGCAAGGCCGCGGCAGAGATTGTTGTTGCTTCGTATCGTGACTCCTTTTTTTCTCCGGAAAAAATTGCAGAGCATGGAGTACATCTTGCCTCAGTTCGTGCGGGGAATGTGATCGGTGGGGGCGACTGGGCTGAAGACCGGATTATTCCTGATGCGGTTCGGGCCGTAACCTCAGGAAGATCTCTTGAGGTCAGAAGTCCGCAGGCTGTTCGTCCCTGGCAGCATGTGCTTGAACCACTTTCCGGTTACATGCTTCTTGCATCAAAGATGCTTGGAGGAGAAGAGGGATTGGAAGGGGCATGGAACTTTGGCCCGCTTCCCACGGGGGCTGCAACGGTTCGGGAGATCACAGAGGAGTTTTATCGCGTATGGGGAAAAGGTGAGGCTGTGTATGATCCTGCTCTTGCGAACCTGCACGAAGCTGAACTTCTGCGGCTATCTTCTGAGAAGGCGATGACGTATCTTGGATGGAGGCCTATGTGGGATCTTTCGAAAACGTTGTTGAAGACGGCTGAGTGGTACCGGAGATATTATTCAGGAGAGGATGCACGGGTGTTGAGTCTTGTAGATATCAAACGATATATGGCCCAAATGGAGGGATGAAGATGGGAAAACTGAAGATCATTACAACACCACTGGAAGGGCTGTATGTTGTAGAGACAGAGCCGTTTATGGATCATCGCGGAATATGGGCAAGAATTTTTTGTGAAAACGAGCTAAGAGAGATTTTGCAGAATCGCCACATTGTTAACATCAATCTCTCAAAAACATCTGAACAAGGGACGGTGCGAGGTATGCATTATCAACTCCCACCTATGGCGGAGATGAAACTTATCAGATGTACTGGTGGAAGAATATTTGATGTTGCGGTGGATTTACGAAAAAATTCGCCGACATATCTACATTGGCATGGTGAAGAATTATCAGGAGAGAGTATGAAAATGTTCGTAATACCAGAAGGATTCGCCCATGGATTTCAGGCACTTACAGATAATATAGAAATGATTTATCTTCATACAGAGTTTTATTCACAAGAATTGGAACGAGGTGTCCGATATAATGATCCAGCAATTGGAATTCAGTGGCCATTGAAACCCACCAATTTGTCAGAAAGAGACCAAAAGCACCCGATGATATCCAACGAAGATGCCGAAATTACCATTACTGGAAACAAAAATGACACAATACACAAATGAGCAACAGGATCGAGAAAATATCCTTTCCCTTGTGACAAAATACTATCAAGAACATTACGTAAATCGAAAAAAATTCTCTATTGGAGATAGAATTCCTTATGCTGCACGAGTTTTCGATGAAAAGGAAATGTGCAATTTAGTGAACAGTGCCCTTGATTTCTGGCTGACGTCAGAAAAATATTGTGATCAGTTTGAAAATGAATTTGCTGAATATCTTGGAGTTAATTATTGTTATCTCGTGAATTCGGGTTCATCTGCAAATCTTCTGGC from the Methanorbis rubei genome contains:
- the rfbG gene encoding CDP-glucose 4,6-dehydratase translates to MEELDGMMFDIFKGKRILVTGHTGFKGSWLVLWLSQLGAEVHGYSLPPNTEPNHYTAVRIRELLKSECLADIRDREQLRNYVHEVQPDCIFHLAAQPLVRRSYAEPVETFDANVMGSIYLMEAVRTLGKPCTMIMITSDKCYRNDHHVWGYRECDPLGGHDPYSASKAAAEIVVASYRDSFFSPEKIAEHGVHLASVRAGNVIGGGDWAEDRIIPDAVRAVTSGRSLEVRSPQAVRPWQHVLEPLSGYMLLASKMLGGEEGLEGAWNFGPLPTGAATVREITEEFYRVWGKGEAVYDPALANLHEAELLRLSSEKAMTYLGWRPMWDLSKTLLKTAEWYRRYYSGEDARVLSLVDIKRYMAQMEG
- the rfbC gene encoding dTDP-4-dehydrorhamnose 3,5-epimerase, coding for MGKLKIITTPLEGLYVVETEPFMDHRGIWARIFCENELREILQNRHIVNINLSKTSEQGTVRGMHYQLPPMAEMKLIRCTGGRIFDVAVDLRKNSPTYLHWHGEELSGESMKMFVIPEGFAHGFQALTDNIEMIYLHTEFYSQELERGVRYNDPAIGIQWPLKPTNLSERDQKHPMISNEDAEITITGNKNDTIHK